The window TTAGTCTAGTTTCATTAATGTGTCTTTTTGGCTGTTGTATGTAAAAAGAAATAACAAATAGGTTACATGATGAAACTCATAGTGGAGCTATTATGGGGGTGCTTTGCAATTCTAATTTCCAACTATCATTTGGAGATCAAGTAGAAAAGGATGAACAATTATTTTGGAATGATAAATAaaggtatatttttttattgtaatgttatGGACTTCcattatgaaattattatactttaatttccAATTTACTCCTTATTACTCTTCTTATATAGTTTCCTAAATTCTATGTTATTTGGATTgctatctttttcttttttattttattttgaagtaTGTTATTTGGTTTCAgagtatttattttaactttttaatttaaaaattcagcACAATCCCACACTAATGAATGGGGATAACACAAGAGATGGAGTGAACTTACTTTCCTTGTCACAGACAGATTTAATTCATGGTTAAGTTGAGTTTGCTTGAGATTATTATGcttgataaattttaaattctagtTCATTGTTGATTCTTGTCTCATTTTATTACTATTCTAGAATCAACacggaaataaaaaaataaaatttatcaacacggaaataaaaaataaaatttatgatagAATTGTGTTTCTAAAGtataacatatattaaaattcttataaaacatggtaatatatatatatatatatattattgtatttattagtAATGTATGACTGAACACAAATATCGGTTAAACTGAAAAATATTGTCCCAAATAGAGTAATTTGAATAGAAAAAACATACATaacttaaaacaatttaatccaATCTTTATGCacaaattttaaatcataattttatattgtttttgtgACCAACTTAATTTGTGGATGCAGCTAGTTTGATATTGAATTgtttaaattcttttaaaagtatttattttcCTTAGGGAACATGccattcttatttattttatttgtatgaagctttttttatattcatttatttaaataatttattatcacattatatatattttttaattatcaaaatattaaacttatcaattcaaattaaaaaaaaaacttttacttttataattttattattaattaatataaagatgattttgataaaaaaaagtaccAAAAATCATGTTATAATAAGTCatcaaaaatttgaaataaacgtaaaaaagagaataaatttctttaattaataattataataacgcACATAAAGAGGGATAGCAAAACggttcaattaatttaatttaatttaattatatatattatgataaatggtTCGTTCTTTCTTCCTCTTATTCTGGTTGAAATAGCTACAGTGGAGCCTAAACTTCTCACTACTATTACCCCGTCTTCCTTCCTTCTCAGATTGAAACCGCCGCGATTGAGTTTTCACTTCTGAAACTGATCCAACTTCAAATCATATCCTTCAACAGGTTTGATTTCATTATCTATTCCGCCGCGTTTTACAATTTCTTTACCTTATAATCCGATGGAATCATTCAATTCTAGACTTCTCTACTACCTGATTTCGATCGATGTAATCATGATTGTTCTTTAGTTTAATGCGTATCTTCTTGCTTGTTTTCCTTCAATTATTCATCAGTCCAAGTGTGTTTTCACTTTGAGTTTCTTTAGTTGATTATATCACGGAATTAGTTATTCATTTGCAGGTTTCTGAAGTGCGATCTCTGTTCTGATTCGAATTTATTCGTCTCCATTACATGCATTTTTTCATATCTTCGCATACATATAGAGTGATTTGGATGTAATGATGATTGTGGTTTAGTTTAATGCATAGCTCGTGATTTTCTTGCTTGTTTGCCTTCAATTATTGATCAGTCCAATTTCTTTAGTTGATTATATATATCACAGAATTAGTTATTCATTTGCAGGTTTTTGGAGTGCGATCTCTGTTTACATGCAATTTTTCATATCTTCGCATATATATGGGGTGAGTGTGTCTCTCTACCAATTTTGTTTAGGGATCATTATTTCTTCTTCCAAGGTTTGTTAGTTAAAGTGTTGTTTGAATAAGGTAAAACCTAGTTCAACCTGCCAAATATACTCTCAAATCTCAAAAgattattattactataaatGATACAATGAACACAGTTAGTTTAAACTTTTATAAGTTGTTCCTTTTGTTAATACTAATCATCAATATGGATATGAATCTGATTTGCAACAGAGCAGAAACTGTGTTGAATGTTGTTCTCCTCCCCCAGTTATAACTTTGGTGGATGAACCAGCCAACGGGTTGAAAATTCAAGGCCGAGCAGTGAAGAAAGCAAGCATTTCTGAAGATTTTTGGAGCACTAGCGCATGTGATCAGATAGATAATAGTACATTACAGTCCCAACGAAGTATGTCATCTATCAGATCATCAAATCAACCACCTGAGCCCAACACCTCTGCCGGTGGCATAATAGATCATCCTACTGAATTTATAAATCACGGCAAGTGCAAATTACTTAACTTATTACTTGGAACTACAGTCAACAATATAAAGAAACATGATTTCTGTCTTACAAAGTCGTTCAGTCAGTGCAATAAAATAGCTTCTTCAGTGCAATATTGACCTTGCAAACGAGTAATTTTAGTTTCTTTGTTGTCACATATACAATGATTTAAAGATCATCTTATGTTATCAACACCATGTATTAGAAAGTGTTATTTGGGTTGATTGGATATTGGACACATCAAAACCAGGCCAAATTCTTGAAGTGAATTATAAGATACCCTTTTGTTATTCTTATGTT is drawn from Impatiens glandulifera chromosome 3, dImpGla2.1, whole genome shotgun sequence and contains these coding sequences:
- the LOC124932910 gene encoding uncharacterized protein LOC124932910, whose translation is MQFFISSHIYGSRNCVECCSPPPVITLVDEPANGLKIQGRAVKKASISEDFWSTSACDQIDNSTLQSQRSMSSIRSSNQPPEPNTSAGGIIDHPTEFINHGLLLWNEIRQQWIGKSGSKNRKEAQEQTKIRLSETYNSLLGTDKPFPTPIPLHEMIDFLVNLWEQEEELNG